Proteins from a genomic interval of Prionailurus viverrinus isolate Anna chromosome F2, UM_Priviv_1.0, whole genome shotgun sequence:
- the ZFP41 gene encoding zinc finger protein 41 homolog — MEKPVGGRKAQTPEEEVHSLKDTPKGEKASSGEERPSKRSTLAKKHGKEPSPSPEDEEHLFDAFDASFKDDFEGVPVFIPFQRKKPYGCSECGRIFKHKTDHLRHQRVHTGEKPFQCDRCGKLFRHSSDVTKHQRIHTGEKPFKCSECGKAFNCSSNLLKHQKTHTGEKPYECKECGKAFAYSSCLIRHRKRHPRKKH; from the coding sequence ATGGAAAAGCCCGTGGGTGGAAGGAAGGCCCAGACCCCAGAGGAGGAAGTGCATTCACTGAAGGACACACCCAAAGGAGAGAAAGCGTCGTCTGGGGAGGAAAGGCCAAGCAAGAGGTCCACGTTGGCAAAAAAGCACGGCAAGGAACCCAGCCCGAGTCCTGAGGATGAGGAACATCTGTTTGATGCCTTCGATGCTTCGTTTAAAGATGACTTCGAGGGGGTTCCCGTGTTCATTCCTTTTCAGAGAAAGAAGCCCTATGGGTGCAGCGAGTGTGGACGCATCTTTAAGCATAAGACAGACCACCTCCGCCACCAGCGggttcacactggagagaagccctTCCAATGTGATAGGTGTGGGAAGCTGTTCAGGCACAGCTCTGACGTCACCAAGCACCAGAGAATCCACACCGGAGAGAAGCCCTTTaaatgcagtgaatgtgggaaggcctttaaCTGCAGTTCGAATCTCCTAAAACATCAGAAAACGCACACTGGGGAGAAGCCGTACGAATgcaaggaatgtgggaaagccttcgcCTACAGCTCCTGTCTCATTCGCCATCGGAAACGCCACCCGCGGAAGAAGCACTGA
- the GLI4 gene encoding zinc finger protein GLI4 isoform X2 yields the protein MEEERKPPGGAVRGPCPERRRALRQQGRHGGLQMEQTRGWLRMSRGRNTDRPYHWHPVPGVHAFSRPWGRWRPWGTVRSPLVSRPLSILRHQGRLEPTASRPGFTSTVIDTTPLAAALRCSPSHRRRRRSGPTWISEMWRRSGSAEVPAGRVDSEAEPEPAPSSPHPRDPEEEVHQDRGPLRTLLRSLPRRPKCGDSFGQESSSERPTGQPQGTGPCPQKRGTWRVTPPPQGASGTEGDPERAAEPEGGFGRGPGPGVRQGGPRAGKPHRCEACGKSFKYKSLLLKHQRIHTGEKPYACHECGKRFRGWSGFIQHHRIHTGEKPYECGQCGRAFSHSSHFTQHLRVHNGEKPYECGECGQAFSQSSNLVRHQRLHTGEKPYACSQCGKAFIWSSVLIEHQRIHTGEKPYECPDCGKAFRGRSHFFRHLRTHTGEKPFACGACGKAFGQSSQLIQHQRVHYRE from the exons atggaagaggagaggaaaccCCCGG GAGGAGCAGTTAGAGGGCCCTGCCCTGAACGGAGGAGGGCTCTGCGACAGCAGGGGCGCCATGGAGGCCTTCAAATGGAACAGACACGGGGATGGCTGCGGATGTCCCGGGGACGCAACACCGATCGTCCTTACCACTGGCATCCC GTCCCAGGTGTGCATGCCTTCAGCAGGCCTTGGGGAAGATGGCGACCCTGGGGGACGGTCAGGAGCCCCCTCGTGTCCCGTCCCCTGTCAATCTTGCGTCACCAGGGACGCCTGGAACCCACCGCCTCGAGGCCCGGCTTCACCTCCACGGTCATCGACACG ACTCCCCTGGCTGCAGCCCTGAGGTGCTCTCCCAGCCAccgcaggaggaggaggagcggtCCCACCTGGATCTCCGAGATGTGGAGGAGGTCCGGATCGGCCGAGGTACCTGCTGGCCGGGTGG ATTCCGAGGCGGAGCCGGAGCcggctccctcctctccccacccccgcgaCCCTGAAGAGGAGGTGCACCAGGACAGGGGGCCCCTGAGGACCCTTCTCAGGAGCCTTCCCCGTAGACCCAAGTGTGGGGACAGCTTTGGGCAGGAGTCCAGCTCGGAGCGGCCCACGGGCCAGCCGCAGGGGACCGGGCCCTGCCcccagaagaggggcacctggcgcGTGACGCCGCCGCCGCAGGGAGCCTCCGGGACCGAGGGGGACCCCGAGCGGGCCGCCGAGCCGGAGGGCGGCTTCGGCAGGGGCCCGGGCCCCGGGGTCCGGCAGGGCGGCCCGCGGGCCGGGAAGCCGCACAGGTGCGAGGCCTGCGGCAAGAGCTTCAAGTACAAGTCGCTGCTGCTCAAGCACCAGCGCATCCACACGGGCGAGAAGCCGTACGCCTGCCACGAGTGCGGCAAGCGCTTCCGCGGCTGGTCGGGCTTCATCCAGCACCACCGCATCCACACGGGCGAGAAGCCGTACGAGTGCGGCCAGTGCGGCCGCGCCTTCAGCCACAGCTCGCACTTCACGCAGCACCTGCGCGTCCACAACGGCGAGAAGCCCTACGAGTGCGGCGAGTGCGGCCAGGCCTTCAGCCAGAGCTCCAACCTGGTGCGGCACCAGCGGCTGCACACGGGCGAGAAGCCGTACGCCTGCAGCCAGTGCGGCAAGGCCTTCATCTGGAGCTCCGTGCTCATCGAGCACCAGCGCATCCACACGGGCGAGAAGCCGTACGAGTGCCCCGACTGCGGCAAGGCCTTCCGCGGCCGCTCGCACTTCTTTCGGCACCTGCGGACccacacgggcgagaagccctTTGCCTGCGGCGCCTGCGGCAAGGCCTTCGGCCAGAGCTCGCAGCTCATCCAGCACCAGCGGGTGCACTACCGGGAGTAG
- the GLI4 gene encoding zinc finger protein GLI4 isoform X4, which translates to MEEERKPPGPRCACLQQALGKMATLGDGQEPPRVPSPVNLASPGTPGTHRLEARLHLHGHRHEKFLLLRGPRAPPTASLAPGRPAPGLGASAETPLAAALRCSPSHRRRRRSGPTWISEMWRRSGSAEVPAGRVDSEAEPEPAPSSPHPRDPEEEVHQDRGPLRTLLRSLPRRPKCGDSFGQESSSERPTGQPQGTGPCPQKRGTWRVTPPPQGASGTEGDPERAAEPEGGFGRGPGPGVRQGGPRAGKPHRCEACGKSFKYKSLLLKHQRIHTGEKPYACHECGKRFRGWSGFIQHHRIHTGEKPYECGQCGRAFSHSSHFTQHLRVHNGEKPYECGECGQAFSQSSNLVRHQRLHTGEKPYACSQCGKAFIWSSVLIEHQRIHTGEKPYECPDCGKAFRGRSHFFRHLRTHTGEKPFACGACGKAFGQSSQLIQHQRVHYRE; encoded by the exons atggaagaggagaggaaaccCCCGG GTCCCAGGTGTGCATGCCTTCAGCAGGCCTTGGGGAAGATGGCGACCCTGGGGGACGGTCAGGAGCCCCCTCGTGTCCCGTCCCCTGTCAATCTTGCGTCACCAGGGACGCCTGGAACCCACCGCCTCGAGGCCCGGCTTCACCTCCACGGTCATCGACACG AAAAGTTCCTGTTGCTCCGTGGCCCCAGAGccccacccacagcctccctcgCCCCCGGAAGGCCGGCCCCAGGCCTGGGCGCCTCCGCTGAG ACTCCCCTGGCTGCAGCCCTGAGGTGCTCTCCCAGCCAccgcaggaggaggaggagcggtCCCACCTGGATCTCCGAGATGTGGAGGAGGTCCGGATCGGCCGAGGTACCTGCTGGCCGGGTGG ATTCCGAGGCGGAGCCGGAGCcggctccctcctctccccacccccgcgaCCCTGAAGAGGAGGTGCACCAGGACAGGGGGCCCCTGAGGACCCTTCTCAGGAGCCTTCCCCGTAGACCCAAGTGTGGGGACAGCTTTGGGCAGGAGTCCAGCTCGGAGCGGCCCACGGGCCAGCCGCAGGGGACCGGGCCCTGCCcccagaagaggggcacctggcgcGTGACGCCGCCGCCGCAGGGAGCCTCCGGGACCGAGGGGGACCCCGAGCGGGCCGCCGAGCCGGAGGGCGGCTTCGGCAGGGGCCCGGGCCCCGGGGTCCGGCAGGGCGGCCCGCGGGCCGGGAAGCCGCACAGGTGCGAGGCCTGCGGCAAGAGCTTCAAGTACAAGTCGCTGCTGCTCAAGCACCAGCGCATCCACACGGGCGAGAAGCCGTACGCCTGCCACGAGTGCGGCAAGCGCTTCCGCGGCTGGTCGGGCTTCATCCAGCACCACCGCATCCACACGGGCGAGAAGCCGTACGAGTGCGGCCAGTGCGGCCGCGCCTTCAGCCACAGCTCGCACTTCACGCAGCACCTGCGCGTCCACAACGGCGAGAAGCCCTACGAGTGCGGCGAGTGCGGCCAGGCCTTCAGCCAGAGCTCCAACCTGGTGCGGCACCAGCGGCTGCACACGGGCGAGAAGCCGTACGCCTGCAGCCAGTGCGGCAAGGCCTTCATCTGGAGCTCCGTGCTCATCGAGCACCAGCGCATCCACACGGGCGAGAAGCCGTACGAGTGCCCCGACTGCGGCAAGGCCTTCCGCGGCCGCTCGCACTTCTTTCGGCACCTGCGGACccacacgggcgagaagccctTTGCCTGCGGCGCCTGCGGCAAGGCCTTCGGCCAGAGCTCGCAGCTCATCCAGCACCAGCGGGTGCACTACCGGGAGTAG
- the GLI4 gene encoding zinc finger protein GLI4 isoform X6 → MAADVPGTQHRSSLPLASRPRCACLQQALGKMATLGDGQEPPRVPSPVNLASPGTPGTHRLEARLHLHGHRHDSPGCSPEVLSQPPQEEEERSHLDLRDVEEVRIGRDSEAEPEPAPSSPHPRDPEEEVHQDRGPLRTLLRSLPRRPKCGDSFGQESSSERPTGQPQGTGPCPQKRGTWRVTPPPQGASGTEGDPERAAEPEGGFGRGPGPGVRQGGPRAGKPHRCEACGKSFKYKSLLLKHQRIHTGEKPYACHECGKRFRGWSGFIQHHRIHTGEKPYECGQCGRAFSHSSHFTQHLRVHNGEKPYECGECGQAFSQSSNLVRHQRLHTGEKPYACSQCGKAFIWSSVLIEHQRIHTGEKPYECPDCGKAFRGRSHFFRHLRTHTGEKPFACGACGKAFGQSSQLIQHQRVHYRE, encoded by the exons ATGGCTGCGGATGTCCCGGGGACGCAACACCGATCGTCCTTACCACTGGCATCCC GTCCCAGGTGTGCATGCCTTCAGCAGGCCTTGGGGAAGATGGCGACCCTGGGGGACGGTCAGGAGCCCCCTCGTGTCCCGTCCCCTGTCAATCTTGCGTCACCAGGGACGCCTGGAACCCACCGCCTCGAGGCCCGGCTTCACCTCCACGGTCATCGACACG ACTCCCCTGGCTGCAGCCCTGAGGTGCTCTCCCAGCCAccgcaggaggaggaggagcggtCCCACCTGGATCTCCGAGATGTGGAGGAGGTCCGGATCGGCCGAG ATTCCGAGGCGGAGCCGGAGCcggctccctcctctccccacccccgcgaCCCTGAAGAGGAGGTGCACCAGGACAGGGGGCCCCTGAGGACCCTTCTCAGGAGCCTTCCCCGTAGACCCAAGTGTGGGGACAGCTTTGGGCAGGAGTCCAGCTCGGAGCGGCCCACGGGCCAGCCGCAGGGGACCGGGCCCTGCCcccagaagaggggcacctggcgcGTGACGCCGCCGCCGCAGGGAGCCTCCGGGACCGAGGGGGACCCCGAGCGGGCCGCCGAGCCGGAGGGCGGCTTCGGCAGGGGCCCGGGCCCCGGGGTCCGGCAGGGCGGCCCGCGGGCCGGGAAGCCGCACAGGTGCGAGGCCTGCGGCAAGAGCTTCAAGTACAAGTCGCTGCTGCTCAAGCACCAGCGCATCCACACGGGCGAGAAGCCGTACGCCTGCCACGAGTGCGGCAAGCGCTTCCGCGGCTGGTCGGGCTTCATCCAGCACCACCGCATCCACACGGGCGAGAAGCCGTACGAGTGCGGCCAGTGCGGCCGCGCCTTCAGCCACAGCTCGCACTTCACGCAGCACCTGCGCGTCCACAACGGCGAGAAGCCCTACGAGTGCGGCGAGTGCGGCCAGGCCTTCAGCCAGAGCTCCAACCTGGTGCGGCACCAGCGGCTGCACACGGGCGAGAAGCCGTACGCCTGCAGCCAGTGCGGCAAGGCCTTCATCTGGAGCTCCGTGCTCATCGAGCACCAGCGCATCCACACGGGCGAGAAGCCGTACGAGTGCCCCGACTGCGGCAAGGCCTTCCGCGGCCGCTCGCACTTCTTTCGGCACCTGCGGACccacacgggcgagaagccctTTGCCTGCGGCGCCTGCGGCAAGGCCTTCGGCCAGAGCTCGCAGCTCATCCAGCACCAGCGGGTGCACTACCGGGAGTAG
- the GLI4 gene encoding zinc finger protein GLI4 isoform X5: protein MAADVPGTQHRSSLPLASRPRCACLQQALGKMATLGDGQEPPRVPSPVNLASPGTPGTHRLEARLHLHGHRHDSPGCSPEVLSQPPQEEEERSHLDLRDVEEVRIGRGTCWPDSEAEPEPAPSSPHPRDPEEEVHQDRGPLRTLLRSLPRRPKCGDSFGQESSSERPTGQPQGTGPCPQKRGTWRVTPPPQGASGTEGDPERAAEPEGGFGRGPGPGVRQGGPRAGKPHRCEACGKSFKYKSLLLKHQRIHTGEKPYACHECGKRFRGWSGFIQHHRIHTGEKPYECGQCGRAFSHSSHFTQHLRVHNGEKPYECGECGQAFSQSSNLVRHQRLHTGEKPYACSQCGKAFIWSSVLIEHQRIHTGEKPYECPDCGKAFRGRSHFFRHLRTHTGEKPFACGACGKAFGQSSQLIQHQRVHYRE from the exons ATGGCTGCGGATGTCCCGGGGACGCAACACCGATCGTCCTTACCACTGGCATCCC GTCCCAGGTGTGCATGCCTTCAGCAGGCCTTGGGGAAGATGGCGACCCTGGGGGACGGTCAGGAGCCCCCTCGTGTCCCGTCCCCTGTCAATCTTGCGTCACCAGGGACGCCTGGAACCCACCGCCTCGAGGCCCGGCTTCACCTCCACGGTCATCGACACG ACTCCCCTGGCTGCAGCCCTGAGGTGCTCTCCCAGCCAccgcaggaggaggaggagcggtCCCACCTGGATCTCCGAGATGTGGAGGAGGTCCGGATCGGCCGAGGTACCTGCTGGCCGG ATTCCGAGGCGGAGCCGGAGCcggctccctcctctccccacccccgcgaCCCTGAAGAGGAGGTGCACCAGGACAGGGGGCCCCTGAGGACCCTTCTCAGGAGCCTTCCCCGTAGACCCAAGTGTGGGGACAGCTTTGGGCAGGAGTCCAGCTCGGAGCGGCCCACGGGCCAGCCGCAGGGGACCGGGCCCTGCCcccagaagaggggcacctggcgcGTGACGCCGCCGCCGCAGGGAGCCTCCGGGACCGAGGGGGACCCCGAGCGGGCCGCCGAGCCGGAGGGCGGCTTCGGCAGGGGCCCGGGCCCCGGGGTCCGGCAGGGCGGCCCGCGGGCCGGGAAGCCGCACAGGTGCGAGGCCTGCGGCAAGAGCTTCAAGTACAAGTCGCTGCTGCTCAAGCACCAGCGCATCCACACGGGCGAGAAGCCGTACGCCTGCCACGAGTGCGGCAAGCGCTTCCGCGGCTGGTCGGGCTTCATCCAGCACCACCGCATCCACACGGGCGAGAAGCCGTACGAGTGCGGCCAGTGCGGCCGCGCCTTCAGCCACAGCTCGCACTTCACGCAGCACCTGCGCGTCCACAACGGCGAGAAGCCCTACGAGTGCGGCGAGTGCGGCCAGGCCTTCAGCCAGAGCTCCAACCTGGTGCGGCACCAGCGGCTGCACACGGGCGAGAAGCCGTACGCCTGCAGCCAGTGCGGCAAGGCCTTCATCTGGAGCTCCGTGCTCATCGAGCACCAGCGCATCCACACGGGCGAGAAGCCGTACGAGTGCCCCGACTGCGGCAAGGCCTTCCGCGGCCGCTCGCACTTCTTTCGGCACCTGCGGACccacacgggcgagaagccctTTGCCTGCGGCGCCTGCGGCAAGGCCTTCGGCCAGAGCTCGCAGCTCATCCAGCACCAGCGGGTGCACTACCGGGAGTAG
- the GLI4 gene encoding zinc finger protein GLI4 isoform X3 translates to MAADVPGTQHRSSLPLASRPRCACLQQALGKMATLGDGQEPPRVPSPVNLASPGTPGTHRLEARLHLHGHRHEKFLLLRGPRAPPTASLAPGRPAPGLGASAETPLAAALRCSPSHRRRRRSGPTWISEMWRRSGSAEVPAGRVDSEAEPEPAPSSPHPRDPEEEVHQDRGPLRTLLRSLPRRPKCGDSFGQESSSERPTGQPQGTGPCPQKRGTWRVTPPPQGASGTEGDPERAAEPEGGFGRGPGPGVRQGGPRAGKPHRCEACGKSFKYKSLLLKHQRIHTGEKPYACHECGKRFRGWSGFIQHHRIHTGEKPYECGQCGRAFSHSSHFTQHLRVHNGEKPYECGECGQAFSQSSNLVRHQRLHTGEKPYACSQCGKAFIWSSVLIEHQRIHTGEKPYECPDCGKAFRGRSHFFRHLRTHTGEKPFACGACGKAFGQSSQLIQHQRVHYRE, encoded by the exons ATGGCTGCGGATGTCCCGGGGACGCAACACCGATCGTCCTTACCACTGGCATCCC GTCCCAGGTGTGCATGCCTTCAGCAGGCCTTGGGGAAGATGGCGACCCTGGGGGACGGTCAGGAGCCCCCTCGTGTCCCGTCCCCTGTCAATCTTGCGTCACCAGGGACGCCTGGAACCCACCGCCTCGAGGCCCGGCTTCACCTCCACGGTCATCGACACG AAAAGTTCCTGTTGCTCCGTGGCCCCAGAGccccacccacagcctccctcgCCCCCGGAAGGCCGGCCCCAGGCCTGGGCGCCTCCGCTGAG ACTCCCCTGGCTGCAGCCCTGAGGTGCTCTCCCAGCCAccgcaggaggaggaggagcggtCCCACCTGGATCTCCGAGATGTGGAGGAGGTCCGGATCGGCCGAGGTACCTGCTGGCCGGGTGG ATTCCGAGGCGGAGCCGGAGCcggctccctcctctccccacccccgcgaCCCTGAAGAGGAGGTGCACCAGGACAGGGGGCCCCTGAGGACCCTTCTCAGGAGCCTTCCCCGTAGACCCAAGTGTGGGGACAGCTTTGGGCAGGAGTCCAGCTCGGAGCGGCCCACGGGCCAGCCGCAGGGGACCGGGCCCTGCCcccagaagaggggcacctggcgcGTGACGCCGCCGCCGCAGGGAGCCTCCGGGACCGAGGGGGACCCCGAGCGGGCCGCCGAGCCGGAGGGCGGCTTCGGCAGGGGCCCGGGCCCCGGGGTCCGGCAGGGCGGCCCGCGGGCCGGGAAGCCGCACAGGTGCGAGGCCTGCGGCAAGAGCTTCAAGTACAAGTCGCTGCTGCTCAAGCACCAGCGCATCCACACGGGCGAGAAGCCGTACGCCTGCCACGAGTGCGGCAAGCGCTTCCGCGGCTGGTCGGGCTTCATCCAGCACCACCGCATCCACACGGGCGAGAAGCCGTACGAGTGCGGCCAGTGCGGCCGCGCCTTCAGCCACAGCTCGCACTTCACGCAGCACCTGCGCGTCCACAACGGCGAGAAGCCCTACGAGTGCGGCGAGTGCGGCCAGGCCTTCAGCCAGAGCTCCAACCTGGTGCGGCACCAGCGGCTGCACACGGGCGAGAAGCCGTACGCCTGCAGCCAGTGCGGCAAGGCCTTCATCTGGAGCTCCGTGCTCATCGAGCACCAGCGCATCCACACGGGCGAGAAGCCGTACGAGTGCCCCGACTGCGGCAAGGCCTTCCGCGGCCGCTCGCACTTCTTTCGGCACCTGCGGACccacacgggcgagaagccctTTGCCTGCGGCGCCTGCGGCAAGGCCTTCGGCCAGAGCTCGCAGCTCATCCAGCACCAGCGGGTGCACTACCGGGAGTAG
- the GLI4 gene encoding zinc finger protein GLI4 isoform X7: MAADVPGTQHRSSLPLASRPRCACLQQALGKMATLGDGQEPPRVPSPVNLASPGTPGTHRLEARLHLHGHRHDSEAEPEPAPSSPHPRDPEEEVHQDRGPLRTLLRSLPRRPKCGDSFGQESSSERPTGQPQGTGPCPQKRGTWRVTPPPQGASGTEGDPERAAEPEGGFGRGPGPGVRQGGPRAGKPHRCEACGKSFKYKSLLLKHQRIHTGEKPYACHECGKRFRGWSGFIQHHRIHTGEKPYECGQCGRAFSHSSHFTQHLRVHNGEKPYECGECGQAFSQSSNLVRHQRLHTGEKPYACSQCGKAFIWSSVLIEHQRIHTGEKPYECPDCGKAFRGRSHFFRHLRTHTGEKPFACGACGKAFGQSSQLIQHQRVHYRE; this comes from the exons ATGGCTGCGGATGTCCCGGGGACGCAACACCGATCGTCCTTACCACTGGCATCCC GTCCCAGGTGTGCATGCCTTCAGCAGGCCTTGGGGAAGATGGCGACCCTGGGGGACGGTCAGGAGCCCCCTCGTGTCCCGTCCCCTGTCAATCTTGCGTCACCAGGGACGCCTGGAACCCACCGCCTCGAGGCCCGGCTTCACCTCCACGGTCATCGACACG ATTCCGAGGCGGAGCCGGAGCcggctccctcctctccccacccccgcgaCCCTGAAGAGGAGGTGCACCAGGACAGGGGGCCCCTGAGGACCCTTCTCAGGAGCCTTCCCCGTAGACCCAAGTGTGGGGACAGCTTTGGGCAGGAGTCCAGCTCGGAGCGGCCCACGGGCCAGCCGCAGGGGACCGGGCCCTGCCcccagaagaggggcacctggcgcGTGACGCCGCCGCCGCAGGGAGCCTCCGGGACCGAGGGGGACCCCGAGCGGGCCGCCGAGCCGGAGGGCGGCTTCGGCAGGGGCCCGGGCCCCGGGGTCCGGCAGGGCGGCCCGCGGGCCGGGAAGCCGCACAGGTGCGAGGCCTGCGGCAAGAGCTTCAAGTACAAGTCGCTGCTGCTCAAGCACCAGCGCATCCACACGGGCGAGAAGCCGTACGCCTGCCACGAGTGCGGCAAGCGCTTCCGCGGCTGGTCGGGCTTCATCCAGCACCACCGCATCCACACGGGCGAGAAGCCGTACGAGTGCGGCCAGTGCGGCCGCGCCTTCAGCCACAGCTCGCACTTCACGCAGCACCTGCGCGTCCACAACGGCGAGAAGCCCTACGAGTGCGGCGAGTGCGGCCAGGCCTTCAGCCAGAGCTCCAACCTGGTGCGGCACCAGCGGCTGCACACGGGCGAGAAGCCGTACGCCTGCAGCCAGTGCGGCAAGGCCTTCATCTGGAGCTCCGTGCTCATCGAGCACCAGCGCATCCACACGGGCGAGAAGCCGTACGAGTGCCCCGACTGCGGCAAGGCCTTCCGCGGCCGCTCGCACTTCTTTCGGCACCTGCGGACccacacgggcgagaagccctTTGCCTGCGGCGCCTGCGGCAAGGCCTTCGGCCAGAGCTCGCAGCTCATCCAGCACCAGCGGGTGCACTACCGGGAGTAG
- the GLI4 gene encoding zinc finger protein GLI4 isoform X1, whose translation MLWVQLFGGLGAVAAGRARGRRDRCGAGGARPARVSRALPAPRRRRSSGAQSVPEVHARGRGGARAHFRPARGRPPPARKVPGVHAFSRPWGRWRPWGTVRSPLVSRPLSILRHQGRLEPTASRPGFTSTVIDTTPLAAALRCSPSHRRRRRSGPTWISEMWRRSGSAEVPAGRVDSEAEPEPAPSSPHPRDPEEEVHQDRGPLRTLLRSLPRRPKCGDSFGQESSSERPTGQPQGTGPCPQKRGTWRVTPPPQGASGTEGDPERAAEPEGGFGRGPGPGVRQGGPRAGKPHRCEACGKSFKYKSLLLKHQRIHTGEKPYACHECGKRFRGWSGFIQHHRIHTGEKPYECGQCGRAFSHSSHFTQHLRVHNGEKPYECGECGQAFSQSSNLVRHQRLHTGEKPYACSQCGKAFIWSSVLIEHQRIHTGEKPYECPDCGKAFRGRSHFFRHLRTHTGEKPFACGACGKAFGQSSQLIQHQRVHYRE comes from the exons ATGCTTTGGGTGCAGCTCTTCGGTGGACTAGGGGCTGTTGCCGCCGGGAGGGCTCGGGGACGGCGAGATCGCTGCGGGGCTGGGGGCGCCCGTCCCGCCCGGGTCAGCCGGGCCCTCCCCGCGCCACGGAGGCGCAGGTCCTCCGGAGCCCAGAGCGTCCCGGAAGTGCACGCGCGAggccggggcggggcgagggCGCACTTCCGGCCGGCGCGCGGGCGGCCGCCTCCCGCTCGGAAG GTCCCAGGTGTGCATGCCTTCAGCAGGCCTTGGGGAAGATGGCGACCCTGGGGGACGGTCAGGAGCCCCCTCGTGTCCCGTCCCCTGTCAATCTTGCGTCACCAGGGACGCCTGGAACCCACCGCCTCGAGGCCCGGCTTCACCTCCACGGTCATCGACACG ACTCCCCTGGCTGCAGCCCTGAGGTGCTCTCCCAGCCAccgcaggaggaggaggagcggtCCCACCTGGATCTCCGAGATGTGGAGGAGGTCCGGATCGGCCGAGGTACCTGCTGGCCGGGTGG ATTCCGAGGCGGAGCCGGAGCcggctccctcctctccccacccccgcgaCCCTGAAGAGGAGGTGCACCAGGACAGGGGGCCCCTGAGGACCCTTCTCAGGAGCCTTCCCCGTAGACCCAAGTGTGGGGACAGCTTTGGGCAGGAGTCCAGCTCGGAGCGGCCCACGGGCCAGCCGCAGGGGACCGGGCCCTGCCcccagaagaggggcacctggcgcGTGACGCCGCCGCCGCAGGGAGCCTCCGGGACCGAGGGGGACCCCGAGCGGGCCGCCGAGCCGGAGGGCGGCTTCGGCAGGGGCCCGGGCCCCGGGGTCCGGCAGGGCGGCCCGCGGGCCGGGAAGCCGCACAGGTGCGAGGCCTGCGGCAAGAGCTTCAAGTACAAGTCGCTGCTGCTCAAGCACCAGCGCATCCACACGGGCGAGAAGCCGTACGCCTGCCACGAGTGCGGCAAGCGCTTCCGCGGCTGGTCGGGCTTCATCCAGCACCACCGCATCCACACGGGCGAGAAGCCGTACGAGTGCGGCCAGTGCGGCCGCGCCTTCAGCCACAGCTCGCACTTCACGCAGCACCTGCGCGTCCACAACGGCGAGAAGCCCTACGAGTGCGGCGAGTGCGGCCAGGCCTTCAGCCAGAGCTCCAACCTGGTGCGGCACCAGCGGCTGCACACGGGCGAGAAGCCGTACGCCTGCAGCCAGTGCGGCAAGGCCTTCATCTGGAGCTCCGTGCTCATCGAGCACCAGCGCATCCACACGGGCGAGAAGCCGTACGAGTGCCCCGACTGCGGCAAGGCCTTCCGCGGCCGCTCGCACTTCTTTCGGCACCTGCGGACccacacgggcgagaagccctTTGCCTGCGGCGCCTGCGGCAAGGCCTTCGGCCAGAGCTCGCAGCTCATCCAGCACCAGCGGGTGCACTACCGGGAGTAG